In Maridesulfovibrio sp., the following proteins share a genomic window:
- a CDS encoding alkaline phosphatase family protein has translation MAEQAKRVALLGFDCAIPKRLEALIEEGALPNFKKFKAEGSYMTEGYNMPTVTPPSWATICTGAFPRTHGVEDYYYYNEGESLHFSKCVQAFGSQMLTAQTIWDAWDKAGKKSLVVNYPTSWPSKMENGIMVQGEGLSSAEHRWQIEGYEHKEWLCAESCVATDYYPIGIQARFEEAEGWKNIPEEIEDLEPLEMVIPMEFGHAMDPLKPQTWYGLTWESEDDGYDIFALCPEKDFSKAFFTIKLREWSDVIEYQFAIESDGRIEPGYFRCKLMELSDDAEEFKLYISGINGTKGYCAPADALKNVDFSKNIIANDMGFVGHANGIIDDETIVELAQFHSEWLTEVITTLMRDNQDWELLYMHTHLIDWFYHGFLDKMDSEDETIREHALNLERAIYQIEDKFLGIMMENMPEDTLTCVISDHGATPIGPILNTAEALKQAGLTAYEARSADKAGSVWEESEGFNYDLIPEKSKAVPQRYMFVYVNLKSKYPGGIVEDEDYEKVRDEIIDALYDYKHPETGERPVMCAIPKEDAKVFGMGGEQAGDVVYVLKPEYMAEHGYGFPTGESGCGSLKNVMIWRGPGVKQGYVYDRPRWLADVVPTFCHATGNPVPADTEGAVCYQIFEGDK, from the coding sequence ATGGCAGAACAAGCTAAAAGAGTAGCATTACTCGGATTTGACTGCGCTATTCCCAAGAGACTTGAAGCTCTTATCGAAGAAGGCGCACTGCCCAACTTTAAAAAGTTCAAGGCCGAAGGCTCATACATGACTGAAGGCTACAATATGCCTACAGTCACCCCTCCGTCCTGGGCTACTATCTGCACCGGTGCATTCCCGCGTACTCATGGAGTAGAGGACTATTACTATTACAACGAAGGAGAGTCCCTGCACTTCTCCAAGTGTGTACAGGCTTTCGGTTCTCAGATGCTTACTGCGCAGACCATTTGGGACGCATGGGATAAAGCTGGAAAGAAATCTCTTGTTGTCAACTACCCCACTTCCTGGCCTTCCAAAATGGAAAACGGCATCATGGTTCAGGGTGAAGGCCTTTCCTCTGCAGAGCACCGCTGGCAGATCGAAGGTTACGAACACAAAGAATGGCTTTGCGCTGAATCCTGCGTAGCTACTGATTATTATCCGATCGGTATTCAGGCTCGTTTCGAAGAAGCTGAAGGCTGGAAAAACATTCCTGAAGAGATTGAAGATCTGGAACCTCTGGAAATGGTTATTCCCATGGAATTCGGCCATGCCATGGATCCCCTCAAGCCCCAGACATGGTACGGTTTGACCTGGGAATCCGAAGATGACGGTTATGATATCTTCGCACTTTGCCCTGAAAAAGATTTTTCCAAAGCATTTTTCACCATCAAGCTGCGCGAGTGGTCTGATGTAATCGAATATCAGTTCGCTATCGAATCTGACGGCCGCATTGAGCCCGGTTACTTCCGTTGCAAACTGATGGAACTTTCTGATGACGCTGAAGAGTTCAAGCTCTACATTTCCGGTATCAACGGAACCAAAGGCTACTGCGCACCTGCTGATGCACTTAAGAATGTAGATTTCTCCAAAAACATCATTGCTAACGACATGGGTTTTGTTGGCCATGCCAACGGCATCATTGATGATGAAACCATCGTTGAGCTGGCTCAGTTCCACTCCGAGTGGTTGACTGAAGTTATCACCACTCTCATGAGAGACAATCAGGATTGGGAACTGCTTTACATGCATACCCATCTCATTGACTGGTTCTACCATGGCTTCCTCGATAAGATGGATAGCGAAGATGAAACCATTCGTGAACATGCACTTAATCTTGAGCGTGCTATCTACCAGATTGAAGACAAGTTTCTCGGTATCATGATGGAAAACATGCCTGAAGATACACTGACTTGTGTAATTTCTGACCACGGCGCAACCCCCATCGGACCGATTCTTAACACCGCTGAAGCTCTCAAACAGGCCGGACTGACCGCTTACGAAGCTCGTAGCGCTGATAAAGCCGGTTCCGTGTGGGAAGAGTCCGAAGGATTCAACTACGACCTTATTCCTGAGAAATCCAAGGCTGTGCCGCAGCGTTACATGTTCGTATACGTAAACCTCAAGTCCAAGTACCCCGGCGGTATTGTTGAGGATGAAGATTACGAAAAAGTACGTGATGAAATCATCGACGCTCTCTACGATTACAAACACCCTGAAACCGGTGAGCGTCCGGTAATGTGCGCTATTCCCAAAGAAGACGCTAAAGTTTTCGGTATGGGAGGCGAGCAGGCCGGTGACGTTGTTTACGTTCTCAAGCCCGAATACATGGCTGAGCACGGCTACGGTTTCCCTACCGGTGAGTCCGGATGCGGTTCCCTGAAAAACGTTATGATCTGGCGTGGTCCCGGCGTTAAACAGGGTTACGTATACGATCGTCCCCGCTGGCTGGCTGACGTTGTTCCTACTTTCTGTCACGCAACCGGCAACCCGGTTCCCGCAGATACCGAAGGTGCAGTCTGCTACCAGATATTCGAAGGCGACAAGTAA
- a CDS encoding BCCT family transporter, producing the protein MATSIKGEGADLRPDLKILVPATLVLLGIIACSILFTETSEKVLKAAYSVFTHNTGTLYLWVTVGMMILCVFFMFSSYGNIKFGDENEKPEFNNFSWIAMMFCSGVAGAVMFWSIVEPLFNLAYPPKFAEPLSRESFEWAMSYVLLHWGPVTWPWYMVTALPICYMFYKRKKPVLRISAAAEPILGDKVNGGIGKGIEIFFIIGLMFSNAAVMGVSVPIVNHALAQTLGIEPSFTLEMIILAISAVIFTASVSMGLNKGIKLLSDANVVIALSMVFFCLVAGPTVFIMDNFTSSFGHMVGNFWDMIFWTDPYTEGTFPQDWTIFYALWMASYGPFMGLFIARISRGRTVRNVIGMGLAGGIAGSYMIHAVFGGYTMWAQLTGVVDAVGVLKASGGPAALVAVLSTLPAGSFVLIGYCIFSTIFLATSVDSCAYVISCSATTRLVPGHEPTRGHRFYWAIVQAGLALAAITMGGLGPVKIFANFSGALMLIPIAFAVAAWFKMVKEDNALMMCCTPKK; encoded by the coding sequence ATGGCTACAAGTATAAAAGGCGAAGGAGCGGATCTTCGTCCGGATTTAAAGATATTGGTCCCGGCTACCTTGGTGCTTCTTGGTATCATTGCATGTTCAATCCTGTTTACCGAAACCAGTGAAAAGGTCCTCAAGGCCGCATACTCTGTATTCACTCACAACACCGGAACACTCTATCTGTGGGTAACCGTAGGTATGATGATCCTGTGCGTGTTTTTCATGTTCTCCAGCTACGGCAACATTAAGTTTGGAGATGAAAATGAAAAGCCTGAATTTAATAACTTTTCGTGGATTGCAATGATGTTCTGCTCCGGTGTTGCCGGTGCGGTTATGTTCTGGTCCATTGTTGAGCCTCTGTTCAACCTTGCTTATCCCCCAAAGTTTGCAGAACCACTGAGCAGGGAGTCTTTCGAGTGGGCGATGTCTTATGTTCTGTTGCATTGGGGCCCGGTTACCTGGCCTTGGTACATGGTAACTGCACTGCCTATCTGCTACATGTTTTACAAGCGTAAAAAGCCTGTACTTCGGATCAGCGCAGCAGCAGAGCCTATTCTCGGCGATAAGGTTAACGGCGGCATCGGCAAGGGAATCGAGATTTTCTTCATCATCGGTCTCATGTTTTCCAATGCCGCTGTTATGGGTGTGTCTGTTCCTATCGTTAACCATGCTTTAGCACAGACTCTCGGTATCGAACCCAGCTTTACTCTCGAGATGATCATTCTCGCTATCAGTGCCGTTATCTTTACCGCCAGTGTTTCCATGGGCTTGAACAAAGGTATTAAGCTTCTTTCCGATGCTAACGTTGTTATCGCTCTGTCCATGGTGTTTTTCTGCCTTGTTGCAGGTCCCACCGTTTTCATTATGGATAACTTCACAAGCTCCTTCGGTCATATGGTCGGTAATTTCTGGGATATGATCTTCTGGACAGATCCTTATACTGAAGGCACCTTCCCTCAGGATTGGACTATCTTTTATGCTCTGTGGATGGCTTCCTACGGTCCGTTCATGGGATTGTTCATTGCTCGCATCTCCCGAGGGCGAACTGTAAGAAACGTTATCGGCATGGGGCTTGCCGGTGGTATAGCCGGTTCCTACATGATCCATGCGGTATTCGGTGGTTACACCATGTGGGCTCAGCTTACCGGTGTTGTCGATGCTGTCGGCGTACTTAAGGCAAGCGGTGGTCCGGCTGCTCTGGTTGCAGTGCTCAGCACTCTGCCTGCAGGTAGCTTCGTTCTTATCGGTTACTGCATCTTTTCAACCATCTTCCTGGCAACCAGTGTCGACTCCTGCGCATATGTAATTTCCTGTTCTGCGACCACTCGTCTGGTTCCAGGACACGAACCTACTCGCGGTCATCGTTTTTACTGGGCTATTGTTCAGGCCGGTCTGGCACTTGCGGCCATCACCATGGGCGGTCTTGGGCCGGTTAAGATTTTCGCTAACTTCTCAGGCGCACTTATGCTCATCCCCATCGCTTTTGCGGTAGCGGCATGGTTTAAGATGGTCAAAGAAGACAACGCACTTATGATGTGCTGCACACCAAAAAAATAA